A window of Streptomyces armeniacus contains these coding sequences:
- a CDS encoding HAD family hydrolase yields the protein MPPVPRDSAPRNPVPYDVLPYDAVLCDIDGVLRHWPPADAVEQANGLPVGALAAAAFAPARLHPAITGEVTDEQWRVAVAADLADRYGSAGRARAVVAAWSEFVPAVDQEVVALLGRLRGVASVALVSNATTRLEQDLARQGLDGLTDAVVNTSRIGVAKPDPRVYRIAAERLGAPAARCLFVDDTEANVVAAREAGMTGLHYQHLDDLRHALAPLLDAPGSAPRRP from the coding sequence ATGCCGCCCGTTCCCCGTGACTCCGCTCCCCGTAACCCCGTGCCGTACGACGTCCTGCCGTACGACGCCGTTCTCTGCGACATCGACGGCGTGCTCCGGCACTGGCCGCCCGCCGACGCCGTCGAGCAGGCGAACGGGCTGCCCGTCGGCGCCCTCGCCGCCGCCGCCTTCGCGCCCGCCCGGCTGCATCCCGCCATCACCGGGGAGGTCACCGACGAGCAGTGGCGGGTGGCGGTCGCCGCCGACCTCGCCGACCGCTACGGCTCGGCGGGCCGGGCCCGCGCGGTGGTCGCGGCCTGGTCGGAGTTCGTGCCGGCGGTCGACCAGGAGGTGGTCGCCCTGCTCGGCCGGTTGCGCGGCGTCGCCTCCGTCGCGCTCGTGTCCAACGCCACCACCCGGCTGGAGCAGGACCTGGCCCGGCAGGGGCTCGACGGGCTGACCGACGCCGTCGTCAACACCTCCCGCATCGGCGTCGCCAAACCCGACCCGCGGGTCTACCGCATCGCCGCCGAACGCCTCGGTGCTCCGGCCGCCCGCTGCCTGTTCGTCGACGACACCGAGGCCAACGTCGTCGCGGCCCGCGAGGCCGGCATGACCGGCCTTCATTACCAGCACCTCGACGACCTGCGCCACGCCCTCGCCCCGCTGCTCGACGCGCCCGGCTCCGCGCCCCGGCGGCCCTGA